The Musa acuminata AAA Group cultivar baxijiao chromosome BXJ2-2, Cavendish_Baxijiao_AAA, whole genome shotgun sequence genome contains the following window.
ATAGGTGTCTAAATATTtggatcaacaaaaaaaaaatgatatttacgAATCATCTTCACTTAtcgagaaaaaaattaaaaacaaagtgCAAAAATTGTCAGCAGAAGCCATAAGGGTATCACATTTTCATCATCATTCATTCTCTTCTGCAGGAGCAAGGATAGGTAATTTCTCCTATGTTACTGTATTACATTTTAGTATATGCAGTTTCAGGATGTTGGGAAGAGATTAAATGTACTCTTGTTTCTGTGACTTTAGGCGTTTCTCTCATGACTAAGAGAGGTTGTTTAGACGAAGATTTGAAGATGATTGCTGAATTTCTTCTAAAGTCCGCTGAAATAGCAAGTTTTGCACCGAGGTTGTATGGGAAGTTACGGGAGTTTCCTGAGGACCTTGAGAACAATATGTTTGAGTCCTTTTCATCACAGTTTGCAATGCCAGGATTTGTTATACAGTAATCAAAGGCAGTTTGTCGATGATACTGATTATCTTATATGTTTATGAAATCATCTTATTGGTTTCAGCTCTGTGACTAATGTTACAACTTTTGCAGGCCGTTGACCGGGCAAGGTTAAGAACTTTGATGATCGAATTTTATCAATCGGGAATAGTTTTAAATAAAACAGTGTTTGAATTTGCGACACTCCAATCTCTCTGTTTGTTGATCACCACACTTGTGTTCAAGCATTTGTCCTGGCAGTTAAAATTGATTGATTGTAAAGTGTGTAGTTCAGAATTTTATCAATCGAGAATAGTTTTAAATAAAACAGTGTATGAATTTGTGATGCTCCAATCTCTCTGTTTGTTGATCACCACACTTGTGTTCAAGCATTTGTCGTGGCAGTTAAAATTGATTGATTGTAAAGTGTGTAGTTCAGAATTTTATCAATCGGGAATAGTTTTAAATAAAACAGTGTATGAATTTGTGATGCTCCAATCTCTCTGTTTGTTGATCACCAAACTAGTGTTCAAGCATTTGTCCTGGCAGTTAAAGTTGATTGATTGTAAAGTGTCTAGTTTAGAATTTTATCAATCTGGAACAGTCTTAAATAAAACAGTGTATGAATTTGTAACACTCCAATCTATTTGTGTGTTGATCACCACACTTGTTGTCAAGCATTTGTCTTGTTAAGTTGATTGATTGTAAAGTGTGTAGTTTAGAATTTATCAATCACAGTGTATGAATTTGTAACACTCCAATCTGTGTGTGTGTTGATCACCACACTTGTTGTCAAGCATTTGTCTTGTTAAGTTGATTGATTGTAAAGTGTCTTCTCATGAACAGCTTCATATGTTCTTTACCCTAAGCCCTACAACTTGTTCTGTGACAGTCTGCTCTCTAGGCTCTGCTAAtaatgttcatatatatatatatatatatatatatatatatatatatatatatatatatatatatatatatatatatgcatagggCTTACAGCTAGGTCTACCATGTTTCTGCTGAAATAGTTTGCTGTTTAGCTGAGGGTCAGAATTTTTTCCTGTGCTACCTATATGTTTCAGACCTGCTTTCAGCCCACAAAAGTTTCAGGAAGCCTCTCTTTCTATGATGTACTGCTGATGGAGAAGTGCTTTCTCCcttctcttttgaactttttaggAAGGGTAGGGACTAGAAAAGCATCAAGACTGAGGTTTTTGTGCTGAAGACAGTGACATGAATCAAACAGCAGACATTGTCAGACTGCTGGTTCAGAAGGCTTGTCGATCCCCATCATGGTCTCCATCTCCTCAGCATCAGCCCCAGCCCCAGCCCCAGCCGGACGAAAGCTTCCATCATGCTGTGTTCCTGTTTCTTTCCTCCCTATTTTGATTTCAGAGAAAGCCAACAAAGAACAGCCACCAGAAGTGAGATGTCCATTCTTCTCCAGGTATGTGATCTGGTTGGAACTTGTTGACAAGACGATATAACTTTCTTCCTGCTGCAAGCTATTTGTTCATGGCAGTCAACTCTCATTTGATCACATATAAGTTCGAACATTATAGATAGAAGAAGGAAGATGTTTGGAGCAAGAACAGAGCAGATAGCATGACGGCATATCTACTCTTCTTAACCCTGTTATTGAAACTTGTCTTTTCTTTGTTTGTAGTCGGACCTACCTGTGACTGCACAAGTCCACCAGCTTCTTCCTCCCCTCCACAATCTCATCCAAGAAGTCATCCAGCTGCCCGGCGATGCTGTCAGTGCCGGACCTCAGCAGCCCGAACCACAGCTTCAGGCTCTCCTCCATCTCTCCCCCGTCTCCGGGCCCCTCCCTCAACTCCTCTGTAGCGGCCCTCGCCCGGCGGAACTCGTACAGCAGAACCCCCTGCCGCCTGCCTCCCGTCCCCTCGATCTCCCCCACCACCCTCTGCTGCAGCCTTGCGATCGACAGCATGTATGTCGgctcgaaggaggaggaggaggaggaggagtccgCGGCCGCTTGGCTCGAGCTGCAGCATGGCCACCAGTGCACCAGTCCCCAGAGCAGGACCATCAAGAGGAAGGAGCTCACGTTCCTCATTGCATGCAACACTCCCCTGAACCCATTGAACCCGTTCAGCTTCGATTCCGACGGAATCTTCTCGCCGGTCCGGAGCGACAGCGCCTCAATCCTCGTCTCCGTTAGCACTCTGTTCTCCTCTTGCATGCCCGCCGCTGCTCTTCGACACACGGAGATTGCTCGCATTGCCTATGACATGAAGCCAGCTATCAAGATAACACCAGTTTCTGATGCAAGATCGGTAAAGGTGACGTCCAAGCGAGAGCAGACCTGTCGAACGAGTTGAGGATTGCTGCGGTGTCGTTCGAGGATGGAGATCATGTCGGCTCCGGTGGCGCAGTAGCTCTCCATGCTGGCGAGGCCGAGCTTGAGGACATGGCACGCGTCCCACACGCGGGCGCTCTCGTCCATGTACTCGTCGAACCACTTTTCACCGGGAGGCAGATGGAGCTTCTGGACCAGGCTCATGAACTGCGAGTGGACGGACCGAAGCAGCGCGACGCAGCGCTGCAGGAAGGTGACCGACATAAAGTTGGTCGACGTAAGACAGCGACCAAGGTCATCGACGCCATGGGCGACGAAGGCGTAGAAACCGTTGACGGAGCCACAAGAGGGCTTCATGGTGGCCGCGGAAAAGAACGATAGGGAATTACACGCGGCAAGGAATGGAGAAGCGGATCGCGTGAAGGTGGAGATGAGGAGGTTAAGTAGGAAGAAGCGATGGAGGAGGAGGGCGGCTTTAAAGCTCACCTTCCAACGCTGAAAAGGATAGTTTGGCCGCAATGATGGGTGGTTGGTTTACAGGGGAAAGGATGATTGGAATTCTGGTCAGTCTCATGGCTTCTCTtcgttcctctcttcttctcttctcttctctctctctctctctctctctctctctctctctctctctctctcacacacacactagATTCGACTGtgggggagagagaaagagaggaggaagctGGTTTCTTTGTTCTTGGTACTTGAGCTACAAAGTTCTTGGTGGCTTTCTAACTTGGTTTTGTAGGGGTGGGAGAGGGCGAGTGCAATGCTACCCAAGTCGACAGAGTTGAATGGAATCCTTTGGAGACGGCGACTGTGATATGTTGGGGCCAGAGACGGGCAAAAAGTGAGCCCCCCTTCTCTGATCGGTGTGCttccttttgcttctcttttctcctatctttctttctgGGGCTACTGAgacttttcccttttctatgacaCCTTTCCCTGCTGAAGCACATATGCAATCACCAAGGGAGGGTGTTCCATGTGAGCCTCTTGTACAAACTTGTAGGCTTGAACAAGTCATGCCATCATCTCTCTACCAGGGCCAACCTCCTCAGCTTTCTCTAGGGGAAATGGGTGTTGGATTCCATCCAGTCATACGGGGCATGATATCTTGTCTTATGGCCAGCCAAGATCCCGAGTGGTCCTCCACCTTTTCTGGTAATTGTAAGTCTCAGGGTTACGATTACTCCATTTTGCCTCTGCTGTTATTAAGATCTCAATTTCTGCTTTTTCCAGTTGGCACTTATCTGAAGTCtcatgagagagaaaaaaaatcatcatctttCAAGGTTTTTTCATCCCTTTTTAGTGAAAGAAATAGTAATTATTCTTTGCTAAGTGTAAGACTATATAGATTGATTCTTTCAAGATTTTGTACCCATAGGAACCTTACGCAGTCGGCCGTCAGTGTAGTAATAGATAATTGATGAAACTCATGTGCTCGAGATACTTTAGGATGAGGGATGATGTCCCTAATGATTAAGGTGGTACAATTAAGAGGCAAAGGAGGGTATGATTTGGCTTATATAATCTCTTAAACACTTGTATGGGTTCACTTTTTTTTCTTGAAGAGCAAGGAATGGAATCATCCACTGTGTCCATCCATATCTCTATCCACCATGCAGATCTTCTTTTCGGCCTCACCCTTGCTTTCATCTTCCTCCTCACTGTATTTTTAATTGCAAAGCCTTGGTGTTACAAAATTCTGGGGCCCCACCATCACATTTTCTAACCCATGGATGATGCTTTGGACTTTTGGGAGAGAGAATGTTGGTCtcttgagatctcattgggaagAGGAGGACAATGATCATGCTCATATGCTAATTCTACAGTGACATGGAACACTATGATCTGCTGACACATGGTAACTTGCTGTCATTGCCTGGTTCAAAGTAGGATGCGATGCCTGGCTAGTCATCTCCTCCATCATGAAGCCTGGTAGCCTTGCGAATGCCTGGACCACCAAGCGAGAAGATATTGGTAAGAAACATCACTTGGCTTCTGTGTTTGTGAGTACCTGTCTTGCATTTGGTTTAGCAGTTGCAAATGCCTGTCTTGCATGCCTAAAACTGCTCCAATAGTTGCATATGGTTTAGTAGAATCAAAGTGTTTGTGAATGCATTTCTGTGACTCAATTAAATGTTACTTGATGAATGACTTGATCACTAAGTAGCACTGTTCTCACAAAAGAGAGACTGAACTGCTTAAAAAGTCTATGACATGACACCACCACATCTTCTAAATGATATGCAAaatgctcatatatatatatatatatatatatatatatatatatatatatatttccttctTACGGACTAAACAGATCCACTAATTCTTTTGTTCTAGTGTTTTTCTAGCTATTGTTCTACTTTTGTTTTATCAGAACAAAAAAGAAtcagaaaagaaacaaaattagCCTCTACACAAAGAGATTGAGAAAAGCAATTACCACAAAAGTCAGGACATGGCTTGTGGGTCATCACAATAAAGACTTTGCAAGAATCCCATTTGTAGCTGTTTCAGATCCAGAACTGTCAATCTCACAGTTCTATCAGAAAGCCTGCCTTTTCCTATATCCATCCTCTGCCTTCCTAAGCCATACAAAGCTTGTAGTTTTCTGATCATTTGGTTCCCTTTTTCCAACTACTTATAGATGTATGATATTGCTGCTGCTATCTCAAGTTGAAGGAGAAAGCAACCGCTGGTATTTCTTCTGGTTTTTGAATGATAGCAACTGCTAGTGCTTTAAGTTGGGTAGTCATTCTGTGGCTGTTGTTAGTTTGGCTTACCTTCTTTTTGACACTGCTGATGGAGAAGACCCGAGTTGAGGCCATACCAATCTTCATAGTGACAGCCACAAGAGGAGTCTAGTGTCTGACATCCCTTTGTGGGAGGATAACTTCTGTGAGAGAAGATACATTTGCCCTCTATCATTCACAACTCATCCACTGAAAGAGATGTGGCTTTCTTTTGGACCTCTTTGGCGCTTCCACATCTCAGTCCCTACTCTATTACTTGGAAGACTTGAAAGAGATGAACCATagttttcttttatgttttttttataatagTTTTCAAGATCTCAAATATTGATCGGTACAGGATGTACTGATCAGTATTTATCAATGACAAAGAATTAGTCTCAGATCATATAGTTCGGTCGAAATCGATAttattagttttttgttattttctGATTAATATCAGAATGTATTGTGGTTCAGTATACCGATGCACTAGTATACTATTTCTGTCCATTAAATTACTGAAATGAGTAAACGATCGAGATTTCAAACCTTGATACTTTTATACTCATTTTTATCATTCATTATTATTTTGCAGTGATACCAATTGATATGCATCAACAAACAGGTCAGTATCTTGATTTCATACTAGTATTTGCAACCTTCATAGGGAGAATGCTAGTGACTTCGACATTTTGTTTCACACACACAACTCTCAAACTGAATTGAGTTGGCTTCCCTTGATTTCCACACCACAATTACTGCAATATTTAAAGAAACACATGAATTGGAATATCTTGAAGCTGAAGGTCAGAGGAAATCACATATAGTGTTTGTTTTTAAGCAATAGCGGGAAATCACAAGAAGAGTTGAAGCTTTAGGTAGTAGTTTGATATATCTACCACAATGTCTTCAAACAAGCTttcagaaagagagagaaaaaaaaaaaagattatgaacAGAGAAACTTTGTGAATGATTGTTGCCCAGTGGAGTGGGTGAATTCCACTTCACCAAAGATCACCCAcaataaaaaaatgatatcagTGGTCTACTAGCATTCCATACTTACATGACAAATGTAACATAAATCTGAAAGAATATTGACAATGACTTACATGAAGCCTGTTATAAAGTTTTTCAACTAGTTGACCTAATGACCTCATCCACATTCTACATTCTGATAGGATAAGCCAACCACAGATGCAAGTGAAGCCCTTGGAGAATACAAATCCTATAAGATATGCCTCACCCTAGTGGTTGAATGAACAATTGGGAAGGTGGATATAGGGGGCAGGAAAAAGTAGAACATCTTCAAGTAGCCTTTTGGTTAAAAGGGTTGATGGACTTGAAGCTGATATCATCCAAGTCAAAGGATAATAACTCCTCCAACTTGAAGTTTCTTTGCTGTCATTATTGAACAGGCTTATGATTGGTGGTGTCCACTAATGAGGAGAGATGCTCTTACCACAAACTCttttgcaactcatcatcattaCATCTGCACTGTGCTCATAGTAATGGTGAAAAATGTGTATGTTGATGTATCTAtacaaatataaattatttatgaacAAATTATATAATTGTGAGAGGcagcttttgatgaattgttaggatAAAATAGCTTAACCTCTCAACAGAATTATTTTGATTGACTTGAAACCCTCCGGTATCATGTTTTCTTTTAACAAAATATATAGAAGTTATTATATAATTAACCACATGAAGGTGATGAAAATATAAGAAgttcgtgtgtgtatatatatatatatatatatatatatatatatatatatatatatatatatatatatatatatatatatatatatatatatatatatatatatgtgtgtgtgtgtacgtgTGTATAagtatgtgtatatgtgtatgtgtaaatGTAAATGTATTATGTATATGCCTTATGTGTGCATGttgtgtatatgtacatgtaaatatttatatatatatatttagtatcAGCATTTGTCAACGAAGCGCCCGTGGCCTAATGGATAAGGCGTCTGACTTCTAATCAGGCGATTGTGGGTTCGAGTCCCACCGGGCGTGATTAATTGTGTTTTTATTATTGTTTCTGAGGACAACTGCATAGATTATTTAGCTAATATTAACCAAATTAATccaaaaatatttgatatatttaaaatatattttaaattaaacatGTGGTCTCGTGTCCATACGTATTTGGTGCGTACGTATGTTCGTCGGTATTCGTACACGTATACATGACCATGATGATGGTGGCAAGCTACCTATACCGCGCACCGGGAAGGAAGGCGGCAGCAGCATGAAGATAGCATGGAAGAACAAAGCTGCTGGGGGAGGAGGCAAGAAGCGGTCGCTTCCTTCCTCCGTCGACCTCAATCCCAGCCTCCCTTTCGACAGGGGAGAGGACGCCCCCCCCGCCGCCGCTGCGGGAGCCGAAGTAGGGAGAACGAGCCCTGACAGTGGCCAAGAAACCCCAACCGATGACCATCACATCAAGAATATCGCTGATTCCTTCCGTTGTCAGGGGAATCAGCTGGCCGAGGTATTTCTACTCGACCCATCTCGCCCTCCCTCCTCTCGAGATCATCAATCGGCTGCTTGCCCTCCGAATTCAACGTTCGGGATGAACGTCCTTGGAATGTCGTTCTTGGCCCTAATTTGGTTAATTGGGGTTTCGAGTTGCTAGATATCAGGTGGCCGGCAATTCGAGACATCCTGCAACCCCAAGAAGAATCACGTCTTTGGCTCAACGCGATCGTCCATTTATCGTTTAACTGCAGTATTGATCGCAGGATTAGTAGTGGTTCATTTCGCATATGTCATTGCGTACCTTCTTTAGTTGTTAAGCACATGACCTGACTGCCTCAATGCTGTATCTGTTGCCTTTATCACTCTTGTCGAGGAAAAGGGATTTTGGGTTCGAGGGGGAGATGAAGAAATCGAAATTCCACTTTGTCAATATCTGGCAGTATTCTTTTCGTTTTTGGAGCATTTCCAGATTTTCCTCGCCGCTCGAAAAGAGTCCTCGTGGTTTTGATAACCTGGTTTTGTCTCCCTTGTTCCTAGGATTCGGTCATTGctcatatttcatatttcattGATGAAGTGGATATTTTTATGAACAGTCAGAAAGTAAAAGGTGAAATTTCACCTTTTTTTCATTGTATGTTTGGAAACAAGAGTGTTTTTAACTTCTCATATTCAAAATGGTTAAATCTAAGGTTTCCTAGTGATAAACTAGTCTCAAGAGCACTTATAATGAAAAGAAAGTTGTAGAAAGGTTTAAGAGCGACACTAACTTTGTGATTGCATCTCACAATCAACAGCCTTTTCAAAGTTTATGCTATTTGGGGAAGAAAGGAAATTATACTTTGATTGATTGTCTTTTGTTTATGGCATTGGCTGCCTTTTGTCCATTGCTTTTAATTAGAAAAATTATGTCAGTTTTACAGTTTTACTAACTTGCTGCTAAATTTTTTCACTTCTAGGATGGAAAGTACCATGAAGCTTTAGGGAAGTGGGAGGCTGCACTGACATTGGAACCAAAAAATGCTGTGCTCCATGAACAAAAGGCACAGGTTTTACTTGAACTAGGTGACTCATGGAATGCCTTAAAAGCAGCCACTCGTATGTGTCGATCCTTTTTCTTCACACTGATCATTTTAGACTAAAGTTCATGTGTGATGCATTCATACATTATGTGACATATTGGCTGTTACCATGTTAGTTGTTGACTCTGATTTAACATTTAGCCTTCTGAATTCTTTCCTTACCATGCTAGTTATTTTTTTCTGGTCATGTCAATCTTATTAACATGAAGAGAGAGGGGAAAATGCACTTTAATCATATGAGGTGGTTGTTAATTTGTTCTGCATTTGACCCACCTATGGTAATGACACTTTCCCACCTCAGAGACGGCCATTAAACATGTTACTCTCTTATTGCCCTTTGTTAAAAATGGTTTCTTGCTTTGAACCAAGAAGCATAAGAATAATTTATAAAACCATGAGATCCGTTATGTAGCTGAAAATTTCCCCAGTTAGGGTTtctttgcaattttttttttcttgaataacTCCACAATTTTCAACTCTTCTTTGGATGTCAGCATTGTAGTTGCTTCTAGGTATCTGAAGAGTTCATTGGCACGCTTTCAACCATTACAGAAGTTTGTTAGCAAATAAAGGCAGATGATTCATCTCAATGATTTGTCAAAAACCTAATCTCAAATAGTGAAAAAGgttcaacagaaaaaaaaaaaaccttgaacCATGCAATAAGACCAGTTCAGGACTGGTAAAGGGTTGAAATCGGGCCGTAAGCCCTCTTCTATGCCTGGATCAGCCAAAAAGGGGCAGTCTGCATCCTGGTTTATGCCCAGACCAATAGATACCGGCTGATACATATTGGTTTGGGTTAAATCACataaatatgaatcatttgcaAGATGTTGGATAGTGCAAATTGACATATCAATTCATAAAATCACCACCAAAGatgtgcaatatgataaacagacTGCAATGAATGTTAGTAACTTGTTAAAATCACCAGCAAAGGATCAGAAATCAACAAATACTAGTGTCTAAATTCATAAGACATCATTTTCTGtccatttatcttttttttaagaaTGACGTTCTTTTATATTTATTGCTGCATTTTAGTCATGCTTGAAATATTAGATGGAAGTATGGATTCTATAGCAATTACAATTGCATTTATCCTATTTGTGTTCTGCAGAAGCTACAGAGCTGCAACCCTCATGGTTTGAGGTCTGTGACACTACCTACTTAATTTGGTGtttataatttttaaagcatTTTTTTGAACCTGGAAAAATTTTGACTTCCATCATTGTAGACGATTGTGTCATAAATATGAGTTCTTAGCTGTTAATATTCGAATGAGCTTCTTTCTTTTCTGCATTttccttttgttgaatcttatGTAGATGCCTCTTGATGGATGCTGCTTTGTAGTCAGATGAAACATTGTAAATGTGATCAGACGATCTGAGAGGAGCATTATAAAACTCAACAATACATAACAGGTGAACCTGACATGAATCCAACATGAATTCAACCGGTCTGGGGTTGCTTTATTTGGATTTGCATCATAAACAAGTTGACCACCAAACCCTCTTGAGTTCCTGTCCCTGTTCGGGTCATTACTTTGGGTGATCCATAACTGAATGTGCAGATTGACTTGTTATGATTCAATGACCTGTATGACCTGAACAAACAAGTATTGACCTGTGTAGCCCGTTTAATGTAtgtttattaaataaattttatttgaaactctGGACTACTATTTTTGGGCCAACTTTAGGTTGTAAGTAAAACAAGCTCCATTTGTGATTGACTTGAAGTCAAGTTTATCTGCCGAGAAGTCACATGATCCTTTGGAAGTGTTTTAGATGAAGGAATAAGACTCT
Protein-coding sequences here:
- the LOC103976603 gene encoding uncharacterized protein LOC103976603, producing MKPSCGSVNGFYAFVAHGVDDLGRCLTSTNFMSVTFLQRCVALLRSVHSQFMSLVQKLHLPPGEKWFDEYMDESARVWDACHVLKLGLASMESYCATGADMISILERHRSNPQLVRQAMRAISVCRRAAAGMQEENRVLTETRIEALSLRTGEKIPSESKLNGFNGFRGVLHAMRNVSSFLLMVLLWGLVHWWPCCSSSQAAADSSSSSSSFEPTYMLSIARLQQRVVGEIEGTGGRRQGVLLYEFRRARAATEELREGPGDGGEMEESLKLWFGLLRSGTDSIAGQLDDFLDEIVEGRKKLVDLCSHSLQQEESYIVLSTSSNQITYLEKNGHLTSGGCSLLAFSEIKIGRKETGTQHDGSFRPAGAGAGADAEEMETMMGIDKPSEPAV
- the LOC135585734 gene encoding uncharacterized protein LOC135585734 — encoded protein: MFVGIRTRIHDHDDGGKLPIPRTGKEGGSSMKIAWKNKAAGGGGKKRSLPSSVDLNPSLPFDRGEDAPPAAAAGAEVGRTSPDSGQETPTDDHHIKNIADSFRCQGNQLAEDGKYHEALGKWEAALTLEPKNAVLHEQKAQVLLELGDSWNALKAATQATELQPSWFEAWLTLGRAQLNFGEPDSAIESFDRALKIKPDHEDAQADRVTAHRLVKKRRQLEASGLKVADSRYKVGDKVESC